Genomic DNA from Lactuca sativa cultivar Salinas chromosome 8, Lsat_Salinas_v11, whole genome shotgun sequence:
GTCTTGTgtctttcatcttcttctccccATTCCATTTTGTTCAATTTCTCCATACACGCATCAACATCCTTATCCATTTCACTTTTTtcaattctttcatttttttccaCTAACGACCTTGCAAGCTTGACAATCTCCTCTTCAACTTCTAATGCCCTTGCATCTCTTTTTTTCCACCAACTCTTTAGTTTCCACCAACTTCCTTATTTTTTGAACGCCCCGAAGATTATTCACTTGCACCTACGTGTTGTGTTGAGGTTTCCATTGGAacatcatcatcaaaatcatGGGGACTAAACACTTCTACAGGACGAGGGAGTGTAGAAGATGGACCCCAACTTTGAAATCCGGTTGATGTCGACCCTTCAAATAGTTTGGTGCAAAGATCAGGGAACAATAGGGGTTTAGTTTTCAGTGACAACACAAACTTGTTCAACTGTttacaatttttataaatattagtatatgttataaaaataatcataatagtattgattaaaaaaataaatttaatcaaatagtatatgttataaaaataatcataatagtattgattaaaaaaatattaccTTCCCCTCTTCTTTCCATTGTTCATCGgtcaaattaaatttattttttgtagGATCATATATATTGCCGGTTTTGTTTTTGAGTTTCACCCAAGCAATATACTTTGATTTGTAGTAGTCAAAGTGGTTTCTcatttgcttctgatcaacctcttTACCGTGTTCGTTTATCAATTTTTCGCGTATTGTCTTCCATGAACTTGCCTTAAGCCCAGAACCCTCACGACCATTAGTGGT
This window encodes:
- the LOC111892017 gene encoding L10-interacting MYB domain-containing protein-like; this encodes MNFQPFFVSLFFSPIHIGTCELKLNVNWKIQVGCWFGTRVRTKLFLDACIHELTTNGREGSGLKASSWKTIREKLINEHGKEVDQKQMRNHFDYYKSKYIAWVKLKNKTGNIYDPTKNKFNLTDEQWKEEGKLNKFVLSLKTKPLLFPDLCTKLFEGSTSTGFQSWGPSSTLPRPVEVFSPHDFDDDVPMETSTQHVGASE